A window of Hyperolius riggenbachi isolate aHypRig1 chromosome 1, aHypRig1.pri, whole genome shotgun sequence contains these coding sequences:
- the SOWAHB gene encoding ankyrin repeat domain-containing protein SOWAHB: MAKELTQEEVLDFLCQGGGKVANALLLGHFKHFLRDPQTPAEQLQKHRDRFKRYVNSVAVVKPEGAVKYVVLRSRYRDLLGEDWRAAASVEEERQDEPEYNNRNDDQILSGVLHGPQVGGGWSSQTGGRQLHGNGYGQHRGEPVPGDTVQHQDTEVTSRDETFHGKSHVHSYAEPNSHDREIRLQHSSQLPSSARTPVPTDKDSTSSSPPSSKTSSPVNNPCLPIRNTYAHGNNEAFHTSSRTLLQQPSTTPLSSTRTSPSLSNTSFPSKTSPSHSNASMLSTKTSPSHSNVSMPSTKTSASPSNAPMPSTKTSEPPSNTSSPGSKDLSLANNLSEGYSKESSFCSSMESTLLPELHSPGGNEHWRHPTTEGSITETANPALLSAPRGELQEQKQGHTASTQLQTTNLHFNGTFHSEVNSEQEENSNYLHEQKDSYKEPTACRPLSRYIHCAHPSSSLLPYESNITAPDVLQADYQPTSPSPSPPLPLNDMHGMWMYEMPVFKSIRCQLSLQEMEDFVDQESCGSEGSDSGEGGDCDTEHREDEEPSSDSNTEKYAQYIENRCENARRCPPNRKFLSIIEQYDKLQSGDLLEAKETLVEREVESGVQDEKKPSPYVAKSFLTDQAPILFELARQPPKHRASSRFQELMSSSDDELIDRDYRKRRRPSRTKRPNLFLGPPQPDVDMLFTVKPVRDNPFIVNNLADQNVSRAQPAPNAAVDYVLKKFNYKQSAVPLDPMEHDWIVKSASGSWLHVYGLFNEDPQLALRKDFISGYTALHWFAKHGAIDMFFTFVAGAKKAGIELDLNIKSNGGYTPLHIAAIHGHHRVAAMLVEKLKVNVKLRDNSGKRAWQYLSCNTSGEVWQLLGAPKGKTIFASRALNTAYGLNSQNKSSQINRKTSLAAFLKPQHQKWKANNHPVLREREIYSD, from the coding sequence ATGGCCAAGGAGCTGACCCAAGAAGAGGTGCTGGACTTCCTCTGCCAGGGCGGGGGGAAAGTGGCCAATGCGTTATTACTGGGTCACTTCAAGCACTTTCTGAGAGATCCTCAGACACCTGCCGAACAGCTTCAGAAGCACCGGGACAGGTTCAAACGCTATGTGAACTCTGTGGCGGTGGTGAAGCCGGAGGGAGCTGTCAAGTACGTGGTGCTCAGGAGCCGCTACCGCGATCTACTGGGAGAGGACTGGAGAGCAGCGGCTTCAGTGGAAGAGGAGCGGCAGGATGAGCCAGAGTACAACAATAGAAATGATGATCAGATCCTATCCGGCGTGCTGCATGGTCCTCAGGTAGGAGGGGGATGGAGCAGCCAGACTGGCGGGAGACAACTTCATGGCAATGGATACGGCCAGCATCGGGGGGAACCTGTGCCTGGCGACACCGTGCAACATCAAGACACAGAGGTAACTTCACGTGATGAGACTTTCCATGGCAAGAGTCATGTGCATTCTTATGCTGAACCTAATTCGCATGACCGAGAAATTAGACTGCAGCACTCGTCTCAGCTCCCCTCTTCTGCTCGCACACCTGTGCCTACAGATAAGGATTCTACATCTTCCTCCCCGCCGTCCAGCAAGACCTCATCACCTGTGAACAACCCCTGTTTACCCATCAGGAATACATATGCACATGGAAATAATGAGGCATTCCATACCAGCAGCAGGACTTTATTACAACAACCCAGTACTACCCCCCTCTCCTCTACCAGGACCTCTCCATCCCTTAGCAATACATCCTTCCCTTCCAAGACATCTCCATCACACAGCAATGCTTCCATGCTTTCCACAAAGACATCACCATCTCACAGCAATGTTTCTATGCCTTCCACCAAGACCTCCGCTTCCCCCAGCAATGCTCCCATGCCCTCCACCAAAACCTCGGAACCACCCAGTAACACATCATCACCTGGAAGTAAAGACTTATCTCTAGCAAACAATCTCTCAGAAGGTTATTCTAAAGAGTCTTCATTTTGTTCCTCTATGGAAAGCACTTTATTGCCTGAGTTGCACTCCCCAGGTGGCAATGAGCACTGGAGACACCCAACCACAGAAGGGAGCATAACAGAAACAGCTAATCCTGCTTTACTAAGTGCCCCCAGAGGGGAGCTGCAAGAACAAAAGCAAGGACACACTGCTTCCACTCAACTACAGACAACAAATTTACACTTTAATGGTACTtttcattcagaggtgaattcagagcaggaggagaactCAAACTATCTGCATGAACAAAAAGACTCTTATAAGGAGCCAACAGCTTGCCGTCCTCTTTCCAGGTACATACATTGTGCACACCCTTCCTCCTCACTGCTCCCATATGAATCAAACATCACTGCTCCAGATGTACTACAGGCAGATTACCAACCCACAAGCCCCAGCCCCTCCCCACCTCTACCTCTTAATGATATGCATGGCATGTGGATGTATGAAATGCCTGTATTTAAAAGCATCAGGTGCCAGCTGTCTTTGCAGGAAATGGAGGACTTTGTTGACCAGGAAAGCTGTGGAAGTGAAGGTAGTGATAGTGGTGAAGGGGGTGACTGTGATACTGAACATAGGGAGGATGAGGAACCCTCAAGTGACTCAAATACTGAGAAATATGCCCAGTACATTGAAAATAGGTGTGAAAATGCTAGGAGGTGCCCCCCTAACAGAAAGTTCCTTAGTATTATTGAACAGTATgacaaactgcaaagtggggaccTATTAGAGGCTAAAGAGACTTTAGTGGAGCGTGAAGTGGAATCGGGTGTACAGGATGAGAAAAAACCATCTCCTTATGTTGCTAAGTCCTTCCTAACTGACCAAGCACCCATTTTGTTTGAGCTGGCTAGACAACCACCAAAGCACAGAGCAAGCTCTCGATTTCAGGAACTAATGTCTTCCTCAGATGATGAACTAATTGATAGGGATTACAGAAAGAGAAGGCGCCCATCACGCACTAAGAGACCTAACCTATTTCTGGGACCTCCGCAGCCTGATGTGGATATGCTTTTCACAGTAAAGCCGGTAAGAGATAACCCATTCATCGTAAATAATCTTGCAGACCAAAACGTGTCTCGAGCACAACCTGCACCAAATGCTGCCGTGGATTATGTGCTTAAAAAGTTTAATTACAAACAATCTGCAGTTCCTTTAGACCCAATGGAGCATGACTGGATTGTTAAATCGGCTTCAGGGTCTTGGCTTCATGTTTATGGCTTGTTCAATGAAGACCCTCAACTGGCTTTAAGAAAAGATTTCATCTCTGGTTACACAGCTCTACACTGGTTTGCCAAGCATGGTGCCATTGATATGTTTTTTACATTTGTGGCTGGTGCAAAGAAGGCAGGGATTGAACTGGATTTAAATATAAAGTCCAATGGTGGCTATACACCTTTACATATTGCTGCTATCCATGGTCATCACCGAGTGGCTGCCATGCTTGTAGAAAAACTGAAAGTAAATGTGAAGTTGAGGGACAACAGTGGAAAAAGGGCTTGGCAATACCTGAGCTGCAACACCTCTGGAGAGGTGTGGCAGCTTCTAGGAGCTCCGAAGGGTAAAACCATATTTGCTTCACGTGCCTTAAATACTGCTTATGGTTTAAACTCACAAAACAAGTCAAGTCAAATAAATAGAAAGACCTCTTTAGCAGCTTTTCTCAAACCGCAGCACCAGAAATGGAAAGCAAACAACCATCCTGTATTAAGGGAAAGAGAGATCTACAGTGACTAA